The following are encoded in a window of Rhodothermia bacterium genomic DNA:
- a CDS encoding thiolase family protein, which yields MEAYIVSSVRTAVGKAKRGTLRHVRPEFMGAEAVKGALAAVPAITPEMVEDVLIGCAFPEGPQGMNMGRIIAQKAGLPDSVPGATVNRFCSSGLQTIAMAAQAIKSGEAEVVVAGGSESMSYVPMGGYYYSPDPNMVLEMPDTYVDMGNTAENLATEYGIGREEADAFSLASHQKAIAAIQSGKFKEEIVPLSFEETVLVEGKRVRRKVVFDTDEGPRASTLQALGALPSVFRAGGIVTAGNASPMSDGAAASVLVSKRKVDALGLRPMARMVGYAVAGVPAGVMGIGPVPAIQKVLLQTGLSLSDIGLIELNEAFSAQALSVIKALGLNPEMINVNGGAIALGHPLGCTGAKLTATLLHEMQRRSIRYGIVSMCIGGGMGAAGVFENLL from the coding sequence ATGGAAGCATATATTGTGAGTAGCGTTCGTACCGCAGTGGGTAAAGCCAAACGAGGAACGTTACGCCATGTTCGGCCAGAATTTATGGGCGCCGAGGCCGTCAAAGGTGCGCTTGCAGCCGTGCCTGCCATAACACCGGAAATGGTGGAAGATGTGTTGATCGGTTGCGCATTTCCTGAAGGGCCGCAAGGGATGAACATGGGGCGCATTATAGCCCAAAAAGCGGGCTTGCCAGACAGTGTTCCGGGAGCTACCGTAAATCGTTTTTGCTCTTCGGGGCTACAAACCATAGCAATGGCCGCGCAAGCCATTAAAAGTGGAGAAGCGGAAGTCGTGGTTGCAGGTGGTTCCGAGTCTATGAGCTACGTACCTATGGGAGGCTATTATTATTCTCCCGATCCGAATATGGTCTTGGAAATGCCGGATACCTATGTTGACATGGGCAATACCGCCGAGAACTTGGCGACTGAATACGGCATTGGCCGAGAAGAGGCGGATGCCTTCTCGCTTGCATCTCACCAAAAGGCGATTGCGGCCATCCAGTCGGGCAAATTTAAGGAAGAAATTGTGCCCTTGTCGTTTGAGGAGACGGTTTTGGTAGAGGGGAAGCGGGTAAGGCGGAAAGTGGTGTTTGATACCGATGAAGGGCCGCGTGCATCAACCTTGCAGGCGCTCGGTGCTTTGCCATCGGTGTTTCGTGCAGGTGGAATTGTAACCGCAGGTAATGCCTCACCTATGTCTGATGGTGCTGCGGCTTCCGTTTTGGTGAGCAAACGAAAGGTGGACGCATTGGGTCTTAGACCTATGGCGCGAATGGTTGGATATGCCGTAGCTGGTGTTCCTGCTGGCGTTATGGGCATTGGGCCTGTTCCGGCCATTCAAAAAGTACTGTTGCAAACCGGATTGTCGTTGTCAGATATTGGATTGATTGAGCTAAACGAGGCGTTCTCGGCACAGGCACTTTCTGTAATCAAAGCGCTTGGGCTGAATCCAGAGATGATCAATGTGAATGGCGGCGCAATTGCCTTAGGCCATCCCTTAGGTTGCACGGGTGCAAAACTCACCGCAACCTTGCTTCATGAGATGCAACGACGGTCTATCCGTTATGGTATCGTGAGTATGTGTATCGGCGGTGGTATGGGTGCAGCAGGTGTGTTTGAAAACCTTCTCTGA